The following are from one region of the Tindallia californiensis genome:
- a CDS encoding metallophosphoesterase, which yields MGKKIKKSKILLTSVVIILTTSLFSVCTNNAVTTSQIDYINHKTPNEFNEFTIVQISDVHNKKFERDQKGLLRKIKTVAPDMIVVAGDLINRGKYDIDHAMVFLYGAMEIAPVYYVLGNHKTWSGDYGIMHQKLLNSRVQILDDIKVNWIEAGGKTEIIGLSDPHFFVSNDMERSNILQLAEHLANLMDVSVFQSLSHQPEIVELYVDENIKITFSGHPHGSQFKLPFIGELIAPDQGLFPGLCTQNLSTLIVSRGPGNSVIPVRIINKSDIVVVIF from the coding sequence ATGGGTAAAAAAATTAAGAAAAGCAAAATTCTCCTAACTTCAGTTGTTATTATTTTAACAACATCTTTGTTTTCAGTATGCACGAATAATGCTGTAACTACTTCGCAAATTGACTACATTAATCATAAAACACCAAATGAGTTTAATGAGTTTACTATTGTTCAAATTTCCGATGTACATAACAAAAAATTTGAAAGAGACCAGAAAGGTTTATTAAGAAAGATTAAAACAGTTGCTCCTGATATGATTGTTGTTGCAGGGGATTTAATTAACAGAGGAAAGTATGACATTGATCATGCAATGGTGTTCTTATATGGTGCGATGGAAATTGCTCCTGTCTACTATGTTTTAGGAAACCACAAAACATGGTCGGGTGATTATGGAATCATGCATCAGAAATTGCTAAACAGTCGTGTGCAGATACTTGATGACATTAAAGTTAATTGGATAGAAGCTGGAGGCAAGACAGAAATAATAGGTTTATCAGACCCGCATTTTTTCGTATCGAACGATATGGAAAGATCCAATATATTACAATTAGCAGAACATCTAGCGAATTTAATGGATGTTTCAGTTTTTCAAAGTTTATCCCATCAACCAGAGATTGTTGAGCTATATGTAGACGAAAACATAAAGATCACTTTTTCAGGGCATCCCCATGGAAGTCAGTTTAAACTACCTTTTATTGGAGAGTTAATTGCACCTGATCAAGGGTTGTTTCCGGGTCTCTGCACGCAAAATCTATCGACCCTGATTGTCAGCAGAGGACCGGGTAATAGTGTAATCCCGGTTAGAATCATAAACAAGTCGGATATTGTGGTTGTGATTTTCTGA
- a CDS encoding serine hydrolase domain-containing protein, producing the protein MFSKDLTELIQKDYHNIAGIVIRDNQETIFENYFHGYTQNDTLHIASVTKSITSILMGIAIDQGLIQNVEQTVLDFFPEYEVKKREKTIHKVTIKHLLTMTTPYKYKYEPYTKVYSSENWTKTVLDLLGGKTLSGDFKYSTIGLQVLSGIIEKATGKSLNDFAAENLFQPLDMKKPNNLGINNREEYTAFLKDKYVNGWIIDPQGTNTAGWGLTLTTKDLAKIGQLYLNMGKWGNQQIISKEWIEESTKVHSKWGERSYGYLWWIVDDKKNKCFTAIGDGGNILYVDAGNKIVVAITSRFMPRAKDRIELIRKHIVPQIEMRDDGKS; encoded by the coding sequence ATGTTCTCGAAAGACTTAACTGAACTGATCCAAAAGGATTATCATAATATTGCAGGGATCGTTATTCGAGACAATCAAGAAACAATTTTTGAGAATTATTTTCATGGATATACACAGAATGATACGCTACACATAGCCTCTGTTACAAAAAGCATCACATCTATTTTGATGGGAATTGCCATCGATCAGGGATTAATTCAAAACGTAGAGCAGACTGTTTTGGATTTTTTCCCGGAATATGAAGTAAAAAAAAGAGAAAAAACAATCCATAAAGTAACAATAAAGCACTTATTAACAATGACTACACCATACAAATACAAGTACGAACCGTATACAAAAGTATACTCAAGCGAAAATTGGACAAAAACGGTGTTGGATTTGTTAGGTGGTAAAACGTTAAGTGGAGATTTTAAGTATTCAACAATAGGATTACAAGTATTATCCGGAATCATTGAAAAAGCAACTGGTAAATCATTAAATGACTTTGCCGCGGAAAATCTTTTTCAGCCACTGGATATGAAGAAACCAAATAATTTAGGCATAAATAACAGAGAGGAATACACCGCTTTTCTAAAAGATAAATATGTGAACGGATGGATAATCGATCCACAAGGTACTAATACCGCGGGTTGGGGACTAACCTTGACGACAAAAGACCTGGCAAAAATCGGACAGTTATATCTGAATATGGGGAAATGGGGCAATCAACAAATTATATCGAAGGAATGGATTGAAGAAAGTACCAAAGTTCATAGCAAGTGGGGTGAACGATCCTATGGCTATCTGTGGTGGATCGTTGACGACAAGAAAAATAAATGTTTTACGGCCATAGGAGATGGTGGAAATATACTATATGTGGACGCTGGGAATAAGATAGTGGTTGCAATTACTTCTCGATTTATGCCAAGAGCTAAAGATCGGATTGAACTGATTAGAAAGCATATTGTACCACAAATCGAGATGAGAGATGACGGCAAAAGTTGA
- a CDS encoding class I SAM-dependent methyltransferase, with the protein MKNFNELSKMAYNNKADYYNETIDGKFTLKFKRLLCENIVVKDHSKILDIACGNGTLLKMLSQENTFNGYGIDISDKMIKNASKICSEMVFKVAGCEKIPFEAGFFDVITVCAAYHHFPDTKAFAKELSRVIKNHGFIYIADIYLPTPLRVIINPFVPLSKEGDVKFYSPQEIMNNLQVHGFRQIRIIKKGYIQMICMQKYM; encoded by the coding sequence TTGAAAAATTTTAATGAACTTTCCAAGATGGCTTACAATAATAAAGCGGACTATTATAATGAAACTATTGATGGGAAGTTTACATTGAAATTTAAAAGACTGTTATGTGAAAACATAGTCGTAAAAGATCACAGTAAAATCTTAGACATCGCTTGTGGTAATGGAACACTATTGAAGATGTTGTCGCAGGAGAATACGTTTAATGGATATGGCATTGATATTTCTGATAAAATGATCAAGAATGCATCAAAGATTTGTTCTGAAATGGTATTCAAAGTAGCTGGATGTGAAAAAATCCCTTTTGAAGCAGGGTTTTTTGATGTAATAACTGTTTGTGCAGCATATCATCATTTTCCAGATACGAAGGCTTTTGCAAAGGAACTTTCCAGAGTGATTAAAAACCATGGATTTATATACATAGCAGATATTTATTTGCCAACACCTTTGAGAGTTATTATTAATCCATTTGTACCATTATCCAAAGAAGGAGACGTAAAGTTCTATTCACCGCAAGAAATAATGAACAATTTGCAAGTTCATGGTTTCAGACAGATTCGTATCATAAAGAAGGGATACATTCAAATGATATGTATGCAAAAATACATGTGA
- the nagB gene encoding glucosamine-6-phosphate deaminase → MKKLFVKDYHQLSLTAFDLFLQEFQDNPAGTFGFATGSTPIGFYQRILEDHALYQTDYSNIKTFNLDEYVGLDEHQPQSYHHFMRHQLFNPLGIGREQVHIPKGNAEDLQKECTRYESLLSSNPIDLQILGIGENGHIGFNEPGTTFESGVHITTLKESTRQANSRFFDSIHEVPTQAITMGIQNILHAKKILVLVSGSSKAPILKEIFHHPVTTKIPASALHHHPDTTFIIDEKAAVSLSDD, encoded by the coding sequence ATGAAAAAACTCTTTGTCAAAGACTATCACCAATTAAGCCTGACGGCTTTTGATTTGTTTCTTCAGGAATTTCAGGATAATCCGGCAGGTACTTTTGGTTTTGCCACTGGTTCTACTCCTATTGGATTCTATCAACGTATCCTGGAGGATCATGCCCTCTATCAAACCGACTATTCCAACATAAAAACCTTTAATCTCGATGAATACGTGGGGCTCGATGAACACCAGCCCCAGAGTTATCATCACTTTATGCGCCATCAGCTTTTTAATCCACTGGGGATTGGTAGAGAGCAGGTCCATATCCCAAAAGGAAATGCTGAAGACCTCCAAAAGGAATGTACACGCTATGAGTCCTTGCTATCCTCCAACCCCATCGATCTTCAGATTCTTGGAATTGGTGAAAATGGCCATATTGGTTTTAATGAACCAGGAACCACTTTTGAGTCAGGGGTTCATATAACTACCCTTAAAGAGAGTACTCGCCAGGCGAATAGTCGTTTTTTTGACTCCATCCACGAAGTTCCTACACAAGCCATTACCATGGGCATCCAAAATATTCTTCATGCTAAGAAAATCCTGGTGTTGGTTTCTGGTTCTTCCAAGGCTCCTATTCTCAAAGAAATATTTCATCATCCTGTCACCACCAAGATTCCTGCCAGCGCTCTGCATCATCATCCAGATACTACGTTTATCATTGATGAAAAAGCGGCTGTATCTTTATCTGATGACTAG
- a CDS encoding M48 family metallopeptidase: MKKRTKTSFLFIDELKVEILRKKIKNMNLSVHPPDGRVRLSVPKGVDEEALRFFLTSRVPWIKKQQHRLENQEQSFPKDYIAGESHYVAGESYSLNIIEDHKEKQRVEIGNRKKELDLYVRPGKDKSKREKIMQEFYRKYLKEKIPELIRKWEPVMGVKVEDWGVKRMKTRWGTCNIRDKRIWINLDLGKKHPRCLEYIVVHEMTHLLERYHNERFKSYMDNFLPDWRSIKKELNGRQSSD, from the coding sequence ATGAAAAAGAGGACAAAAACTTCTTTTTTATTCATTGATGAACTGAAGGTAGAGATCTTACGAAAAAAAATCAAAAATATGAATTTATCAGTTCATCCACCAGATGGAAGGGTAAGGCTTTCAGTACCTAAAGGGGTTGATGAAGAAGCCCTGCGGTTTTTTCTGACTTCCAGAGTGCCCTGGATTAAAAAACAGCAACATCGTTTGGAGAATCAGGAGCAAAGTTTTCCGAAGGATTACATAGCAGGAGAAAGCCATTATGTTGCCGGCGAAAGCTATTCACTCAATATCATTGAAGATCATAAAGAAAAGCAACGAGTAGAGATCGGGAACAGGAAAAAGGAACTGGATCTTTATGTACGTCCCGGTAAGGATAAAAGCAAGCGGGAGAAGATCATGCAAGAGTTTTATCGAAAATATCTGAAAGAGAAAATACCAGAACTGATCCGGAAATGGGAACCTGTTATGGGAGTAAAGGTAGAAGATTGGGGCGTTAAGCGAATGAAAACCAGATGGGGCACCTGCAACATCAGAGATAAGAGAATATGGATTAATCTCGATTTGGGAAAAAAGCATCCCCGCTGTCTAGAGTATATAGTTGTTCATGAGATGACTCATTTATTGGAAAGGTACCATAATGAGCGGTTTAAGTCCTACATGGACAACTTTTTACCAGACTGGAGAAGCATAAAAAAGGAACTGAATGGAAGGCAATCCAGTGATTGA
- a CDS encoding YaiI/YqxD family protein, with translation MRRILVDADGCPVVKIAINLAKEFQVPITLVKNHAHVLEDDYAEVVTVDITSDSADYYIVNRLSKGDIVITQDQGLAAMCLGRGAITLNQNGLVMDHQNIDGMLSSRHINRKLRNQGIYTSKPKKRDKSKDQEFEKTLRNILEDCKNPLLP, from the coding sequence ATGAGAAGAATATTAGTGGATGCAGACGGATGTCCGGTGGTAAAGATAGCCATCAATTTGGCAAAAGAGTTTCAGGTACCCATTACATTAGTCAAAAACCATGCCCATGTTCTGGAAGATGACTATGCAGAAGTAGTGACAGTAGACATTACCAGCGACAGCGCCGATTATTATATTGTCAACCGCCTTTCAAAAGGCGATATCGTCATCACACAAGATCAGGGGCTAGCAGCCATGTGTCTGGGAAGAGGCGCTATCACCCTGAATCAGAATGGCCTGGTAATGGACCACCAGAATATCGACGGAATGCTTTCTAGCCGTCATATCAACCGAAAACTAAGAAATCAGGGAATTTACACATCAAAGCCCAAAAAACGGGATAAAAGCAAAGATCAGGAGTTTGAAAAAACACTGCGAAACATACTAGAGGATTGCAAGAATCCTTTATTGCCCTAA
- a CDS encoding OsmC family protein has product MAMVEVSFPGGKKVDAHMKGFTIHTDQPVAAEGENSAPSPFDLFLASIATCAGIYAVSFCQSKELSTEGLKLELDGERDSETGLIGKMTLSLALPEGFPDKYKKAMQKSMELCTVKKHLANPPSFEMKLI; this is encoded by the coding sequence ATGGCAATGGTAGAAGTTAGTTTCCCAGGTGGGAAAAAAGTCGACGCACATATGAAAGGATTTACAATCCATACAGACCAGCCCGTAGCTGCTGAAGGAGAGAACTCGGCACCGTCTCCGTTTGATCTTTTTCTAGCTTCCATAGCAACCTGCGCAGGTATATACGCTGTGAGCTTTTGTCAAAGCAAGGAACTTAGCACTGAAGGCCTTAAGCTTGAGCTAGACGGAGAAAGAGACTCGGAAACGGGACTTATAGGGAAAATGACACTTAGCTTGGCTCTTCCTGAGGGATTCCCTGACAAGTACAAGAAAGCGATGCAGAAGTCTATGGAACTGTGTACAGTAAAGAAACATTTAGCGAATCCCCCAAGTTTTGAGATGAAATTGATTTAG
- the rbsB gene encoding ribose ABC transporter substrate-binding protein RbsB, with product MRKFKKLLAVGGILVLLLGVLAGCGGDTAEEAPEVDVEVEQEVDTVEEATGDIGLVISTLNNPFFVSLEEGAEEAAQALGYNLIVLDSRDDSAQELSNVEDLVQQEVAAILINPVDSDAVESAIQMANEANIPVITLDRSAEGGEVVAHVASDNVAGGEMAGQFIVEQLAGEGNVVELEGVPGASAARDRGAGFNAAVEGTDIEVVARQTANFNREEGLSVMENILEAEETIDAVFAHNDEMALGALQAIEASGREIMVVGFDATDDAQAAVAEGQMAATVAQQPELIGSLGIETAVALLAGEEVESYIPVALELITE from the coding sequence ATGAGAAAGTTTAAGAAGCTTTTAGCTGTAGGAGGAATCCTGGTACTTTTACTGGGAGTACTAGCAGGTTGTGGTGGAGACACCGCCGAAGAAGCACCAGAAGTAGATGTAGAAGTAGAGCAGGAAGTAGACACCGTTGAAGAAGCAACAGGAGATATTGGTCTTGTCATCTCCACGCTGAACAACCCATTCTTTGTTTCCTTAGAAGAAGGAGCTGAAGAAGCCGCACAAGCCCTTGGTTACAACTTAATCGTACTGGATTCCAGAGACGATTCCGCTCAGGAACTGTCTAATGTGGAAGACCTGGTGCAACAAGAAGTAGCTGCGATCCTCATCAACCCAGTGGACAGTGATGCGGTAGAAAGCGCTATTCAAATGGCCAACGAAGCCAACATCCCTGTGATCACCTTAGACAGAAGTGCGGAAGGTGGCGAAGTGGTAGCTCACGTAGCTTCTGATAACGTAGCCGGAGGAGAAATGGCTGGACAGTTTATAGTTGAGCAGCTGGCAGGCGAAGGAAACGTAGTTGAATTAGAAGGCGTTCCAGGAGCTTCTGCTGCAAGAGATCGAGGAGCCGGTTTTAACGCCGCTGTTGAAGGAACTGATATTGAAGTAGTTGCACGCCAAACCGCTAACTTCAACCGAGAAGAAGGTCTTAGCGTTATGGAAAATATATTGGAAGCCGAAGAAACCATTGATGCTGTATTTGCACACAATGACGAAATGGCTTTAGGTGCCTTACAAGCCATCGAAGCATCCGGCCGAGAAATCATGGTAGTAGGTTTTGACGCGACCGACGATGCTCAGGCAGCCGTTGCAGAAGGTCAAATGGCCGCAACTGTTGCACAGCAACCAGAGCTTATTGGATCTCTGGGAATTGAAACAGCCGTTGCCCTGTTGGCAGGAGAAGAAGTAGAAAGCTACATTCCAGTAGCTTTAGAATTAATCACAGAGTAA
- a CDS encoding ABC transporter permease — protein MSRINAKLTAWKEHMKKDDLKTNLLKFQSIIGLVLICVVLSFLTPRFLTVTNLFNVLRQTSLNAIMAVGLTFVILTGGIDLSVGSILAFSGVSAALVSQMGLPAPMAMIIGLLAGSGLGFINGLVITKGKVPPFIATLAMMTMARGGTLVISGGRPISGLDEGFHFIGRGMVGVVPVPVILTIITFLFAYYILTQTRQGRYIYATGSNEEAARLTGIHTDRIKLFAYTLSGFTAALAAMIIISRLGSAPPTIGDGAELDAIAAVVIGGTSLAGGIGSIFGTFIGATIIGVLNNGLNLLNVSSYYQLVVRGVVILIAVLLDRKKAD, from the coding sequence GTGAGCCGTATAAACGCTAAGCTGACCGCATGGAAAGAGCATATGAAAAAAGACGATCTGAAAACCAATTTGTTGAAATTTCAATCCATTATTGGCTTAGTGTTAATTTGTGTGGTGCTGAGCTTTCTGACACCCAGGTTTCTCACCGTCACCAACCTGTTTAACGTTCTTAGGCAGACCTCCTTAAACGCTATTATGGCCGTAGGGTTAACCTTCGTTATTTTAACCGGAGGCATCGACTTATCCGTAGGCTCTATTCTGGCCTTTTCCGGTGTCAGTGCCGCCCTCGTATCCCAAATGGGCTTACCGGCACCGATGGCGATGATCATCGGACTATTGGCCGGCAGTGGGTTAGGATTTATCAATGGACTGGTTATTACCAAAGGGAAAGTACCACCCTTTATTGCTACCTTAGCCATGATGACCATGGCCAGAGGGGGAACGCTGGTCATTAGCGGTGGACGACCCATCAGCGGCTTGGATGAAGGTTTTCACTTTATTGGCAGAGGCATGGTGGGTGTGGTGCCAGTACCGGTAATTCTAACCATCATCACCTTTTTGTTTGCTTACTATATTTTGACACAAACCAGGCAGGGCCGATACATTTACGCTACTGGAAGCAACGAAGAGGCGGCTCGCTTAACAGGAATCCATACAGACCGAATCAAGTTGTTTGCCTATACACTATCCGGGTTTACAGCCGCATTGGCAGCAATGATCATTATTTCTCGACTAGGCTCTGCACCACCTACGATAGGTGACGGAGCAGAACTGGACGCTATTGCCGCCGTGGTTATTGGAGGAACCAGTCTTGCTGGAGGAATCGGAAGCATCTTCGGAACCTTTATCGGAGCCACTATTATTGGCGTTCTCAACAATGGGCTGAACTTATTGAATGTATCCTCCTACTACCAACTGGTGGTTCGGGGCGTAGTTATTCTGATTGCTGTCTTATTAGATCGTAAAAAGGCTGATTAA
- a CDS encoding sugar ABC transporter ATP-binding protein: protein MALLEMQAISKSFPGVRALDRVSLDLNKGEVLALLGENGAGKSTLMKILSGVYQADEGTFLIDGQPVSITSPQEAMARGIGIIHQELSLIPHLSIRENIFLGREKVHPITKKIDWQYLSQESEKWLTELGITGIDVTRPVKNLSIGIQQMVEIARILSMNCRIIIMDEPTDALTPQEAKTLFQVINALRKAGKGIIYISHKLEEIFQIADRIHVLRDGSHVGTKAVSEVNTDQLIHMMVGRNLEDKFPWVAPKPENPILELKGVTAPGHVYEIDLVARKGEVLGVFGLMGAGRTELCKTIFGVYPYEGEIQLEGCPVKIKKPKDAIDKGIVYLSENRKSEGLFLEHEVYRNVTLASLGELTTATGRLKKAEEKKAVQEYIDKLRVKTPSIAQKVKNLSGGNQQKLVFAKWLMTNPKVLILDEPTRGVDVGAKVEIYHLINELKQKDVTIIMISSELPEVMGISDRILTMHKGRITGEFHHEEATQEKIMERAVGGIS, encoded by the coding sequence ATGGCTTTACTGGAGATGCAAGCAATCAGCAAAAGCTTTCCCGGTGTACGGGCCTTGGATCGGGTAAGCCTGGACTTAAATAAGGGAGAAGTACTCGCCCTTTTAGGAGAAAATGGTGCTGGTAAATCCACCTTGATGAAAATCCTAAGTGGTGTTTATCAGGCCGATGAAGGAACCTTTCTGATCGATGGACAGCCGGTGTCCATTACATCCCCACAGGAAGCCATGGCTCGGGGAATTGGCATTATTCATCAGGAACTTAGCTTAATTCCTCATCTATCTATTCGGGAAAACATTTTTCTGGGAAGAGAGAAAGTTCATCCCATCACCAAAAAAATCGACTGGCAGTATTTAAGCCAGGAAAGTGAAAAATGGTTGACGGAACTGGGAATCACCGGTATCGATGTGACCCGTCCGGTGAAAAACCTAAGCATTGGAATTCAACAGATGGTCGAAATTGCCAGAATACTGTCCATGAACTGTCGAATCATTATCATGGACGAACCAACAGACGCACTGACACCACAGGAAGCCAAAACCCTGTTTCAGGTGATCAACGCCTTACGGAAAGCAGGCAAAGGCATTATTTATATCAGTCATAAACTGGAAGAAATCTTTCAAATTGCTGATCGGATCCATGTTTTACGAGACGGCAGCCATGTGGGGACCAAAGCCGTTTCAGAAGTCAACACGGATCAACTGATTCATATGATGGTGGGTCGAAACCTGGAAGATAAATTTCCCTGGGTGGCACCTAAACCGGAAAACCCCATCCTGGAGCTTAAAGGCGTTACAGCGCCAGGACATGTTTATGAAATTGATCTGGTAGCCAGAAAGGGAGAAGTGCTTGGTGTTTTCGGATTGATGGGAGCTGGACGGACAGAACTTTGCAAAACCATTTTTGGGGTTTATCCCTATGAAGGCGAAATACAGTTGGAAGGGTGTCCTGTAAAGATCAAAAAACCAAAAGACGCCATCGATAAAGGAATCGTTTACCTATCAGAAAACAGAAAATCAGAAGGCCTTTTTCTGGAACACGAAGTATATCGCAATGTAACACTGGCCTCTCTGGGCGAACTTACCACCGCTACTGGTCGGTTAAAAAAAGCAGAAGAGAAAAAAGCCGTCCAGGAATACATTGATAAACTTCGGGTGAAAACCCCAAGCATTGCTCAAAAAGTGAAAAATTTAAGCGGTGGCAATCAGCAAAAACTGGTTTTTGCCAAATGGTTAATGACCAATCCAAAAGTATTGATTTTAGATGAACCCACCAGAGGGGTAGATGTAGGAGCAAAAGTAGAAATCTATCATCTGATTAATGAGCTGAAACAAAAAGACGTGACCATTATCATGATCTCTTCCGAACTGCCAGAAGTCATGGGCATTAGTGACCGAATTCTTACTATGCATAAAGGACGGATAACCGGAGAGTTTCATCATGAAGAAGCCACTCAGGAAAAAATTATGGAACGTGCTGTAGGAGGGATTTCGTGA
- the rbsD gene encoding D-ribose pyranase → MKKAALINSHISGVIAEMGHTERLTIVDAGFPVGDQVKRIDLALKKDVPRFMETLEAVLTELQVEEVTIANETKESNPVFYEEILSCLKKHNPKIHIREVIHENLKLEAAKSKAIVRTGEYTPFANVILKSGVVF, encoded by the coding sequence ATGAAAAAAGCAGCCTTAATCAACAGCCATATTTCCGGCGTTATTGCCGAAATGGGCCATACGGAGAGATTAACCATTGTGGATGCCGGTTTCCCTGTAGGAGATCAGGTAAAACGCATCGATTTGGCATTGAAAAAAGATGTGCCACGGTTTATGGAAACCTTGGAAGCCGTTTTGACTGAGTTACAGGTGGAAGAAGTCACCATTGCCAATGAAACCAAAGAAAGCAATCCGGTTTTTTATGAAGAAATCCTGAGTTGTCTTAAAAAGCATAATCCAAAGATCCATATTCGGGAAGTGATTCATGAAAATCTAAAGCTGGAAGCGGCTAAATCCAAAGCCATTGTCAGAACCGGAGAATACACACCTTTTGCAAATGTTATTTTGAAATCCGGCGTGGTGTTTTAA
- a CDS encoding LacI family DNA-binding transcriptional regulator, with the protein MITIKDIAKKAGVSITTVSQVLNQKEIGIKKETKERILRIAEELDYKPNYLARGLITKKTNTLGLIIPDITNPFFPQVVRAIEDTGNHRNYNIILCNTDNNQKKEKLYLEMLQKKYVDGIILTSSTRTTEEHGLLLEKLKLPLVLLDRAAASPFDFPSVYTCGYQGVMLGVNYLLKQGHRKIAYLSGPETSLVGKERLEGYMAALQNVGITVNPQLIYYGDYKAETGEKGITELLEKDRNFTAVMAANDLMAVGAMRSIKNRQLKVPEDISVLGFDNIQISRLIDPALTTIHQPSYEMGKMATDMLIRLIEGKKLEKRQVILKPELLIRESVAERKSQPSP; encoded by the coding sequence ATGATTACTATTAAGGACATTGCAAAGAAAGCAGGCGTTTCCATTACAACGGTTTCTCAGGTGCTAAACCAAAAAGAAATTGGCATTAAAAAGGAAACCAAGGAACGCATTTTAAGGATTGCCGAAGAATTGGACTACAAGCCCAACTATTTGGCCCGAGGGCTTATCACCAAAAAAACGAATACCCTTGGCCTTATTATTCCCGATATCACCAATCCCTTTTTCCCCCAGGTGGTTCGGGCTATCGAAGATACCGGAAATCATCGAAATTACAATATCATTCTTTGCAATACCGATAATAATCAGAAAAAAGAAAAGCTCTATTTAGAGATGTTACAGAAAAAATATGTGGATGGCATTATTTTAACCAGTTCCACCCGAACCACAGAAGAGCATGGCCTCTTATTAGAAAAACTTAAATTACCCCTGGTATTACTGGATCGGGCCGCTGCCAGTCCCTTTGATTTTCCTAGCGTTTATACCTGTGGGTATCAGGGTGTGATGCTGGGAGTCAATTATTTACTGAAGCAAGGTCATCGGAAAATAGCCTACCTCTCCGGTCCGGAAACCTCTCTGGTTGGAAAAGAAAGGCTGGAAGGGTACATGGCCGCCCTTCAAAATGTTGGAATAACCGTTAACCCACAGCTTATCTACTACGGAGACTATAAAGCCGAAACCGGTGAAAAAGGCATCACTGAGCTATTGGAAAAAGACCGAAACTTCACGGCTGTTATGGCCGCCAACGATTTAATGGCCGTCGGAGCTATGCGATCTATTAAAAACCGTCAACTGAAAGTACCAGAAGATATTTCCGTGCTGGGTTTTGATAATATTCAGATTTCCAGACTGATCGATCCAGCCTTAACCACCATCCATCAGCCTTCCTATGAAATGGGAAAAATGGCTACGGATATGTTAATTCGCCTGATAGAAGGAAAAAAATTAGAGAAAAGGCAAGTGATCTTAAAACCAGAACTGCTGATCAGAGAATCTGTAGCTGAAAGAAAAAGCCAACCGTCCCCTTAA
- a CDS encoding transglutaminase-like domain-containing protein, with amino-acid sequence MRKWIIMLLIMGFMVVNPLKAEASGPVFDTSDLDRGVVHVHYNASHDRPLRVMITKGDQRYTYQLKPDGTVDSFPLQMGNGTYKIDVVQNIGGNRYSFVDSTQVNLALEDPNLVFLNSIQEIRWASEDPPIQNSARMIGDKTSKDQQIQTVYEYIINNYRYDFDKIPTLTSTYLPDIVQTYRVKKGICYDYSSLLAAMKRSEAIPVKLVKGYTSHVDEYHAWNEVYLNGKWHIIDSTVDAVYQQHGNDFTMIKNPSEYQKVYEY; translated from the coding sequence ATGAGAAAATGGATAATCATGCTGTTGATAATGGGGTTTATGGTGGTGAATCCGCTGAAAGCAGAAGCTTCCGGTCCTGTTTTTGATACCAGTGATCTGGATAGGGGGGTTGTTCATGTTCATTACAATGCTTCCCATGACCGACCTTTAAGAGTGATGATTACAAAAGGTGATCAGCGATATACCTATCAATTAAAACCGGATGGCACCGTGGATAGTTTTCCGTTACAAATGGGCAACGGAACTTATAAGATAGACGTGGTTCAAAACATAGGCGGGAACCGGTACAGTTTTGTGGATAGTACGCAAGTGAACCTGGCTTTAGAAGATCCAAACCTGGTTTTTCTTAACTCGATTCAGGAAATTCGCTGGGCATCAGAAGATCCACCGATACAGAACAGTGCACGGATGATTGGTGATAAAACCAGCAAAGACCAACAAATCCAAACCGTTTATGAATATATAATCAATAACTACCGGTATGATTTTGATAAGATCCCGACGCTTACTTCAACGTATTTGCCGGATATCGTTCAAACTTATAGGGTGAAAAAAGGTATCTGTTATGATTATTCGTCTCTTTTGGCCGCCATGAAACGAAGCGAAGCCATCCCTGTTAAACTGGTGAAAGGATATACTTCTCACGTTGATGAATATCATGCCTGGAACGAAGTATACCTAAACGGCAAATGGCATATCATCGATTCCACCGTAGATGCAGTTTATCAGCAGCATGGAAACGATTTTACCATGATAAAAAATCCAAGTGAATATCAGAAAGTATACGAATATTAA